The Herbaspirillum sp. DW155 genomic interval AGCATAGTTCTTCAAGATGCCATTTTCTTGAAAAACAGGCTCAGTAAACGCCATCCACCCGATGTCCTCATTGGCATATTCCATCAAACTTCCTTCTGAATAAAACTCCCTGTCCATTGGCAGCCAATTCCTAGCTTTAAGCCAAACTTCCATCTCGCTGCGCGAAGTGAAGTACAACCGATATGGCGTATTAGTTATTTTTGCCAATCGCGCAAAGATCGGGTGATTTGTAGATAAGATTGCACGCAGTGCATCGTCCTTATCTTGATTCGCGCGCGACAGGAAATTGACCATCTCATGAAGAGTCGAGGCAATACCTTTCATATCATCGACAATTGCGACTTCCTTCATTCGGCTTTGCTGACTCAAAAAACGCTGAAAAAGGCCCGCCCATTGTTCTAGCAGATAGGCTGTAATTTCCGAGACATTTCCGAACCCGACGATCGGATTGTTATTGGGCAGATCGTACAAACGGTCAATAAATGAGTAAATCCTTGGATCATCTGCATACCGATATTTGATGCCTTGGGTATCCCGGTTCAGGCGCCATACTTCATACTCAGTAAGCGTACTTCGCTCAACAAATATGTAGACTTGAATCCCCTTCTCTAACGCTCTAATAATTTCATTCTGCGTAATAGAGTGTCCACCGTTTTCCTTAGACTCTGTACCAAACTTTCCGCCAATTATTGTTACGAAAATATCGCACAGTTCAACTTCACGATAAGCAGACATTTCTAGACGATTGTCTTTAGCATACGGAATCGCGCCGGCCTCATGACGTACACAGTCATATCCCAGCGAGCGTACAAAGCGATCAATGTCCTCGCGCGACTGATGCAGGTCATAAAACGTTGAACTTAAAAAAACACGTGGCTTTGCCATCCCTTCTCCCCATTTTTATGAAATATGGTTTACACCCCGAAGTTACCGTAATTTATCACAATGCAACCATTGCCATAATGACACCAAACGCAATGGGTGTGACAGGCGTGTCCGCAGAGAAACCTCATGACTGAGGATGGCAAAATTCAGCCCACCTCATCAGATCCTCCTAGACATTTTTCAACGCAGCAACGCGCTGAGGCACCGAATTTAAATGTTGAGCACGGAGTTGCGAATAAATTGTCGAAGGTGGCCACCTTCACACATCCTGCCCATAAATTCGCGCCGACTTTTTAGCCGCTAAAGAGCCACCGCAGAATCTGCTAGCGCCCTACCCTCCCTGTTCAATCACTATTCTTCCCAAACCACGAGCGATTTTTCCGCTGTTACTCTCTGTGATCACGATAGCGATATTTGAGGGTAGCAGTAGCGAAAGTCTATTTTCGGCGGGCCTGATACGGTGTTATTCAAATTAAGCCGTTCTAGAACGCTTGATCACACTTTGCACAATTAGTATCGAATCAGGTTCCTTCAATCGAAAAATCGAGATCCCAAAATTTAGGTTATATTTATTAAATAATATGTAAGCACAAACCACTTAACAGTAATGCAACCAAAAATTGGGGATGGGAATGGCGACAGCAAAAAAGGAAAATTCAAAACAAATTGAATCCCGTAAAGCTCTCTTTGAATCTATTGACGCGATAGCACTTCGAGGTGGGATAAGCAGAGACCGCGCTATAACAGCCTGGTATGCGTCAACGCTCTTAGGAATTGATGAAGATGATGCTATTGATGCCGCTTCCGTAGATGGTCCTGAGGACGCTGGTTGTGACTTCATATACGTGGATACTGACCAAGAGACAATCTATGTGCTCCAAGGGTACGTATCGGACAGAGCTGAGAGAGCTGCCGCAATAAAGAAATGGAATGCCCTTGTTGCTTCACTAACCAGTGTTCGCGACCCGATTAGTTTTTCGCATGCTGGAAGAGAAGATATCTATCAACGTCTTCTTGAACCTGACGTACAGAACTTTTCTTTAGTTTTTGGATTAGTAACTCTAGCGGCAAAATCAGATCAAATTGCTCGCCAACAGGCGTCCGTTTCAAGAGCTAAAAGTTACGGCACTGATGTTACGTTCTTCTACGAGTATCAAGATACGCTTTACGACAAATATATAATCGCGCAGGCAGCAAATCGTACAGTTCCTGAAGACACGCTAGCTTTCACCGGTGTTTTACCTGACATAAAGGGTGATTTTGGTCAAGCTATCGTCGGGTCTGTGGCTGCGGCCGAGTTGGCACGTTGGTATCAGACCTATCCAAATCAGCTCTTTGAAGGAAACGTTCGCCTTTTTATTGGACAACGCAAAGGGGGCATCAACGAGAAAATGATTGAAACCGCTGCGACAAGGCCCGGTGATTTTTGGGCATTAAATAATGGGATCACCGTCGTTGCAGAGAGCTTTCAGCAAGAGAGCCCCAAGGTATTTCGTATCAAACAATTCTCTATTGTTAACGGCTGCCAAACAACGGTTAGTCTATCTAAAGCAATAGAAAAAGATAAACAAGCAGCAAAAGCCCAAGTGCTGGTTCGTGTCGTAGGAGCGAAGAAAACTCTGCTGACAGATATCGTTCGCTACAATAATACTCAGAACCCAGTTAAGTTATCTGCGGTTCGATTGCTCGATCCGATTCAAGAAGGGCTTCGTACCGCATTCCTCGAAATTGACTATGACTACGCGCCTAAACAAGAAGGAGCTCGTTTAGCTAGAATTCATTTCATAAATAGGGTCTGTTAACTTTTTATCGTGCGTGTTAACTTCTTCGTATGGCACGAAGAGAAGAACTAACAGACGAACAATGGGCGATTCTGGAGCCGCTGATACCAGAAACACCTAGACGTGATGATGGGCGTGGACGCCCGGAATTGCACAGCAACCGCGCCGTCATGAACGGGATTCTCTGGGTGCTACGCACCGGTGCGGCCTGGTGTGATTTGCCAGATCGGTTCCCCTCTGGCACGACATGCTTCCGAAGATTTTCGCGCTGGGTCAAGAGTGGCGTGCTACGGCACATACTCGAAGCACTGGCGCAACACCTCGAAGAGGTTGGCCAAATCAATCTTTCCGAATGCTTTATTGACGGCACGTTTGTGTTGGCAAAAAAAGGGGCCCAAAGGTCGGAAAGACCAAGCGGGGCAAGGGTACGAAGCTCATGGTTATTGCAGACGCTACTGGTCTTCCACTCGGCGTGCACACGTCTTCTGCTAGCCCACATGAAGTCACCCTTGTCGAGGCTACCCTCGATGAGATTGTCACAGTGGGACGACCCGAACGAATTATTGGGGATCGCGCCTACGATAGTGATCCGCTCGATCAAAGACTTGCTGCCAAAGGCATTGAACTGATCGCACCACACAAGAGCAATCGAAAAAGAGCGGTCACTCAAGACGGCCGGGCGCTGCGCCGATACCGGCGCCGATGGAAGATCGAACGACTGTTTGCCTGGCTTAATGCCTTCAAGCGTGTACTTACCCGATGGGAGCGTTGCGCCGATCATTACACAGGCTTCGTTCATCTCGCTTTCTCCGTCATCCTCATGCGGCGCTATTTATGAAATGGGTTCTAAAAATCCTAAACGGATTGAGCTGGAAAAGATTGCTCAATTTTTGGCCGCGATCTCGGAAGAGACAGTTCTTGACTCCGTACGACGCAAAACGGATCTCTTTGATAAATCGTATAAGTCGATTTTCCCTAGAGGGCTGCAAGCAGAACGCGTTTTTCTGGCATGGTTGATCGCACAGGCTATTGAAAAGGAAAGAGCAAGTATGTTGTCGGGCCATAGCCAGCCTGACTTGATAATCAAGGCCATTTTAGGTATTCATGGAACACCTTGGGGCATTTACGTTGCAAATGTCCTCATTGAACAGTCAGGCTCTGATTTATCCAAGCTGTCGCTGAAAAAAATGGATCATGACGATTTTAAGGCTGCCATTGATAAATACGCCAAAAAGGCACTTGAACTATATTCAGAAATTGCCGTGAACATTATTGGTGGAGATGATGCTAGTCAGAACGCCAGGAATGAGATCCGAGTACGACCGTTTCTCGAACGGCTCAAACGCACGTTAGGGTTGCGAGTCAATAAATTTAACTCTTGGAAGCTTCCCAAGCTTAATGCCGTAATTGCATCGATTAAATAGCGTCTAGGTTTTTCGAGAATTCCTCCTATTACTTAAATTTAGCTATCGGGGAAAGCCGTCTTAATCTCAAAAACCAACCAGGATTTTTGATCTGTTGCATCGAAGGTGCAGTATTTTGCACGGTACCATGCAAAATACTGCATCGGAGCTTTGACTAACAAACATCCGAAATTGCACGAGAATTCATCGGGGCGTCAAACATGTTTTATCAAGAGATAGTTGAATTTCCCAGAGGAGAAAACGCTCCCCGGTATACCTTGGTTTCTTAAAGATAAAGAACAGATAGGAGCGAATAGACTCGGCGTAAATCCACCGCCGATAAGGTTTCTAGACGCCAGGTAGGATTTGAATGTCGAAAATGAGGAGTCTGATGTCGAATCAGAGGCTCCCGATGTCGAAAATATGGATCCGATTGTCGAATAGACGGAGCCGAATATCGACACCAGTGGAACTCGATGTCGAGAGTTATTCACAACCGCTCCCAAACGGCCATCAGCGCACCATCCCTTGCTTCCTCAAATCGAGCTCTGCCTGCAAAATTTGCCTTCTCTAGAACTTCCATAGCATGCACGAACGCCTCTTTAAACTTTCGCGTTGGACCGGTGTAACGCAATTTGATTCTTAACCATTCGACCTTCCTCCTTTGCGATGTTTCTGAGGACGACCCGATATAGCTTTGTAATGCTTTAGCCAGCGATTGATTTCTTCCAAACGACAATCTAGTCTTCCAATCGATACGCACGTATTCATTGTTTTCAAACAGTGCAATCCATCTCGGATCGATTTGAAATGAAAAAGTCCGATTTCCTTTGGAAAACTCTAAATTGCTGAGGAAATGAAGCGGACCATCGACAGTAATATCGCTCCAGAGGCCATTTGCTAATTTTCTGATGGTGAATCGCGCATTTTCCAAGGTCTTCAAGACCTGCTCGAGCTGCGCATACTGTCCACCGCCATTTGACTTACCCAGCGCCCTAAGAAAATTAGAGGCTCTTACCTGCACTCTCTGCCAAGAAGTAGCATAACGAGCCTCGTACATCAACTGCATCCAGGCCTCTTCGTGCACTTCAGTTAGCCAAGTTCCCCAGTAAACAAGAACGATATTTCCATAAGAAACAAGTGTCTCTCCATCCGCTCTCACCAACCCTCTTTTGGCAGCCTTGCCGAAGAGGCTGGACCTGGCAAAGGCGTTAGGAATAGCCCGCATTGAACCGTTATTTGGCACCCAAAAGAATTCCTTATGGCACCCGTCTACCATCGCGAGTTTGCCAAAGCGCCTCTTTTTCGTGAGTGCATCGTAAGCCTCCTCGAGGCGCTTAGCACTAGGACGACGCGCAGAACCCGATACGATATTAGTGGTCGGCATGTCGTACCTCCGAAGCCCTGTCCGTAGCCGCCAATCTAGAATCTAATGCCGGGCCTTTTCTTGGACGCCCTCTCTTGCGAGGTACAAGCAACACTTCAGGCATGACGGCCTTACGTACGTACTGCTGAAGCCAAGACTCGACATCCTCTGAACGCCAGAGCAAGCGCTTTGTACCAGGTAGACGGCAAATAGGAGGAAGGGATTGCGGGTTGCGCGTTGCATCGCTACGAATGCTGGCAACCGACTTATGCAGGAAGACGGCTAGTTGTTCTACAGAGAGTAAATTCTTCATGGACGAATGGCTCCGAGCCCATCCAGTTGGATAGGATCGAATGAGTCCACGGAGTACGCACAACCTTTCTTTTGATCAGGACTTACGCCAGCAATTGGGGCCTGTCACGTAGCTCAAAGGTCATACGACGGGGTAGTCCCCCATGTCGCACCCGCTCTCCTAAGACAGACACTCTTGGAATCCAGCCTCACTCTGACTGGTAGTGCCTGCCTCACGGCGATTGCCTTTCGGCATCCTTTCTAGCCTCCGCCATTCCGTTTCAGGCAGAGGGTTACTGAACGACCAACACTTTCCTCGGTTCTTGGAGCAACCTCTTGAGCGCAAATCGTAAGGTCACATATTTTTGTATCGAGGAGAAATGCTCTCAGCGCGATTGGTTGCAATATTACACGATGGAAATGCAATCTTGTGCGCTAAATCAAATAGCAAACACACCGTGGCTGTGCCAATGCAAGAAAGGAAACTAGACTTACGCCTGTGCGATGTTTAGCAATGAATGCCAGTCTGGTGGCCGCTATTGTGATTTTTATGCGACTGCGCTGGCACAAAAATGGCACATCCAGTGTGCCAAATTATGCGATTTATCGCTAAACAAAGCTTAGGATTGCGTAACGCAACCCATTGTATTGAAAGGGAAATTTGGCGCGGCTGGCGGGGATCGAACCCACGACCCTTGGCTTCGGAGGCCAATACTCTATCCACTGAGCTACAGCCGCGCTGAATCGGGGCGAACCCCGGAAAGGCCTGAAGGATACCGTCTTTCCTGCGGGACGTCCATGGCGCTGGCGGTTTTTCCGTGTCAAACGGAAAGCATTGTGACTATAATCAAGAGTTCGGCGAGAGAGCGCAATGACAGCCCTGCCTGATCCTGGTACCACGCAATGCCCGGCCAGACGGCCATCAGCGATGAGGCGATACAAAGGGAACCGACGTTTTCCGCCCCAATTTCGAGGAAACATTACGGAGGGACGCCAATGAGCTCAGCTCAGCATGAACACGAGTCGGCAATCAAGACTCCCAAGCAATTGATCGCAGCCGTGGTCGCAGGTTTTATGGTCCCCATCGTGTGCATCGTGCTGCTGGTGCAGTACGTGACCAATGGCCAGAAGACCGGTGCCGGCTCCGACAGCCAGACGCCCGAGATGATCGCGGCACGCATCAAACCCGTTTCCGACGATGGCTTCACCTTCCGGGATGCCAATGGTCCCAAGCAACTGCTCTCCGGTGAAGAAATCTACAAGACCACCTGCTCGGCCTGTCACAGTGCCGGTGTGGCCGGCGCCCCCAAGGTCGGCGACGCCGCCGCCTGGCAGGCCCGCATCGCGCAAGGCTATGACACCCTGGTCTCGCACGCCATCAACGGCCTGCGCGCCATGCCCGCCAAGGGCGGCAACCCGGATCTGGATGACGTCGAGATCCAGCGCACCGTGGTCTACATGGCCAACCAGTCCGGCGCCAAGTTCAAGGAACCCGAAGTGAAGGCCCCGGCCGCCGCCGACGGCGCTGCACCGGCGGCAGACGCAGCCGCCAAGTAAGCCTGATTCCCGGCCATCCGGCCAACAGGTCAGCTCAAAAAAATCCCCGGACAAAATCCGGGGATTTTTACATTTCCGTTCAGCTTCGATGAGGGCGCATTGCCGGTCGCTCGCCCTGCAGGCTTCTCCAGATGCGCCCGCCTTGCCGGCGCACCGGAGAATCCTTCATATCGCCTCAATAGCGCTGTGGCGGGGGCGGCGGATAGCCACCCGGTGCCTGCTGCACCGGTGCGGCGGCCTGCTGCTCGGCCACGAAGATTTCGACGCGACGGTTCTTGGCACGGTTGGCATCGCTGGTGTTGGGCACCAGCGGCTCATGCGATCCACGGCCCATGATGCTGAAGCGGCTGGCAGCCACGCCACGCGCGCTCAGGTAATCGCGGGTACGGGCGGCGCGCTGTTGCGAGAGCGGATCGTTGATGGCATCGCTGCCGGTGTTGTCGGTGTGGCCCACGATGGTGACGGTGGTGGCCGGGTTCTCCACCAGGGTGGCAGCGAAGCGGTCCAGCACCGGTCGCATCTCCGGCTTGATGTCGGCGCGGCCGGTATCGAAGGAGATGTCGCTGGGGATTTCCAGCTTCAGGCGATTGTCGGCCGTCTGGGTGACTTGCACGCCGGTGCCCTGGGTGGCTTGTTCCATGGCGCGTTTCTGGTTTTCCATGCGGTTGGACCAGATGTTGCCGGCCACTGCGCCGATGGCACCGCCAATGGCCGCGCCACCCAGCGCGCGTCCGCCTCCGCCACCGCCCGTGGCCGCGCCGATGATGCCGCCCAGGCCCGCGCCAATGCCGGCGCCGGTGGCCGTGCCACGCTGGGTCTCGCTCATGTCGGCACAGCCGGAGAGCGCCAGTACGCCGACGATTGCTGCAATCGAGATTTTCTTCATGTCATGTCCTTTCTTGCCTTCTCAGTCTTGTTGTCCTGGCCAGGGGCCGGTGTGCTTCAGAGCGCACTGGAGGCGATATGTTCCTGCCGCGCTTGCCCAACCTGTAACCATGAATGACAAAGGCACCCGGAATTCCGGATGCCTTTGCGGGAACATCATGGCCAGTCATATCACCTCGACTGGCCGTCATGATCTGCTCAATCCGGCTCGGCCGGGCCTTGCGGTGCTGCAGCGTCATCCGGTGCTGCCGAATCGCTGCGGCCACCGCGCTGGCTGACGTAATACGCCAGACCGCCCACAGCCGCGATCACGCCACCCATCAGCAAGGGCTTGCGCAGCCAGCGGCGCGACAACAGCGAGGCGCCCGTCATCAGCAGCGGCGTCACCGTCTGCAGGTTGAGATTGCCCAGCCCGCCGGAGGTGAGCGACTTGATCGACTGGACCGTCCTGCCACCGCCAAAAAGCGACGCGGCAAAATGGCCCACCCGGCTCAAGGCGCCCTTGGCCAGCGACTCGGCGCTCAGGTTCTCGCGCACCACTTCGCGCGCTTCCATCACGCCAAGCCGGTACAGCGCGCCTTGCGCAAGTACCTTGCGCTTGCGTTCCTCATGGGTCATGCCCTGGTCCTGATCGCTCATGCCGTCCTCATTTAACCGGGAAAAATGGCGCTGGCCGCATCACAAGAGCGCATCGCGGTCCTTGCGCAGTTCGCTCATGGTCTGCGGCAGGGACAGCTTGCCCTGCATCAGCACCGAACGGGCATACCACACCAGGCCCACGGTCGCCGCGCTGAAGACGAAGCCCAGCAGCGCCAGGATCCGCCAGCCCCAGGTATCCCAGGCCAGCATGACGATCAACACCGACCAGAAGGCGATGGCGAACCACAGCGCGACAGCGGCCAGCACGAAGATGACGGCGAAGCGGACCAGGTTGGCGCCGATCTCCGACATCTCCAGCGAAGCCAGTTCGATGCGGCTGATGATGAGGCCCAGCAAGTTCTTGGCCAGGCCCAGCAGGCCCGCCGTCAGGCCGGGGTGGGCGGCCGGTGGCGGGCCTTCCTTGTGGGGAGTCGCCATCGGGCAGCTTACTTGCTGCGGCCGATGACCAGGCCCACCAGCAGGCCCAGGCCGGCCGAGATGGCCACGGCGCGCCACGGGTTCTCATGCACGTAGTCGTCGGTCTTGGCGGCGACTTCCTTGCCCTTCTCGATGGCGGCAGCCTGGGCGTTCTGGGCGGCTTCGGCCGCGGCTTCCAGCAGGGTCAGGCCGCGCGCGCGCAGCTCGTCAGCCTTTTCGCCCGTGGCGGCGGCGGCTTCGGCGAACAATGCCTGGGCGTCCTTGACCAGCGTCTTCATATCGTTGCGAACGGTCTTCAGTGCGGGGGATTGGGGCATGTAAATTCTCCTTGTTTGCCGATGATGAAAAAGACGAGAAGGTCGCCGCTCCCTGAATGCAGTGCTGCGTTGCGACGACCTGTTGATTCTACAGAGTCCGCAAGCACGCGGATAGCGCATTGCGGCTTTGCTGCAGTGGCGATGCAGAAGGCTTGCGCCAGCGCAAAGAAGATTCGATGACGCTGGCGGACTTAGGTTCCGGCCAATCCGACAGGATCAGAAACGGGTTTCGCGCGCTGCCCGCAAGAAACTGTCCAGTATAGGCGTACAGTCGAGCAGTTCAGGGCCACCGGCACGGTGGAATTCCGGGTGCCACTGCAAGCCCATCACGAAGGGCGCCTTGCGGTAACGGATGGCTTCGACGATCTGGTCAGGCCCCGACACCGCCTCCACCGACAGATCCCGCCCCAGTTGATGGACGGCCTGATGGTGGATCGAATTGACCAGGGCATGCTCGGTCTTGACCATGCCCGCCAGCGACGACCCCTGCGGGAAGTGCAGCGTGTGGTAGTTGCTGTCGTACTGGTCATTGACGTGCGCAATGGCGGTGGGCACATCGGAAGCGATGTCCTGATAGAGCGTCCCGCCAAAGGCCACGTTGATCAGCTGGCAGCCACGGCAGATGCCCAGCACCGGCTTGCCGGCCTCGATGAATTCATGCAGCAGTTCCAGTTCGTACATGTCGCGCACGCGGTCGCCGCTCCATTCGGGCCGGGTCGCGGCCTGTGCATAGCTTTGCGGCGAGACATCGGCGCCCCCCTGCAGCACCAGGCCATCCAGGTGCTTCGCATAATCGCGCAGGCGGATATTGCTGGGATGGACCAGGCCATTGGTATTGACCGTCGGGATCATGAACACCAGCACGTCACGCGACATCACCCATTGCGCAATCGACTCTTCCAGATACTGCAGGGTCTTGCTGCGCAAGCCCTTGGCACCGCTCTCGGGATGGAAGATGCGCGCCGACACGCCGATCTTGAGCGTGCGCTGCATGACGCGGCGGCCGGCCTTGTCCGACAGCTGGCGCAGACGCGCCGTCAGGAAGCGCCAGGTCTGCGCCCACGGAGCGTCGCCGGCATGATGCGGCGGCGGCACCGAGGTATAGGGGCTGTGCTGCGCCTGGCCGGCACTCTGGGCCTGGGCGGCCTCGGCAGAGGACTGCGCCCCCGGTGCCGGCTGGGGCGGGGTAGTCGGGGTGGTGGGTGTGGTCGCCGTCGGCGTCGCTGCTACCACCTTGGTAGCAGATGCGGCGGGCGGCTGATCGGGTTGCTGGGAGGCAGCCGGCGCACCGGAGGCGTCGGCTGACACGGGCTTGGCCGGCACCGCCCCCGGGGTACGGTCTGGCGGCAGGTTGGCTTCAGAATCTTGGATGTCGGACATGGCTGCTATAGGTAGTCAGAATGAACTGCGACGAGTGCCGCCGTCGGCACACAGGCCGGCGATGGCGCGACGGGGCCCGGGAAGTGGCTGAGTATAAGCGCATTGCCCGGCTTTGGACACCCGCCGGGAGAGCAGCCCTCGATCAGTTTCATCCAAGCCGGCCGCCGCGCTTTCGTGGCACACTCCTTTCCCTCTTCAGGGCAGACAGCATCAGGGCCATGCATGTTCCGGCCATTTACACCCGAGTACACCCGAGTACCACCTGTCCGCCCTGCCGCCGCCCACATTACCTGCGCCACTACCATGTCCAAGGTCCTGATCCTGTATGCCCATCCCGCCGCCGAGCTCTCGCGCACCAATCGCCTGATGCTGGAAGCGGCC includes:
- a CDS encoding DUF4062 domain-containing protein; translated protein: MAKPRVFLSSTFYDLHQSREDIDRFVRSLGYDCVRHEAGAIPYAKDNRLEMSAYREVELCDIFVTIIGGKFGTESKENGGHSITQNEIIRALEKGIQVYIFVERSTLTEYEVWRLNRDTQGIKYRYADDPRIYSFIDRLYDLPNNNPIVGFGNVSEITAYLLEQWAGLFQRFLSQQSRMKEVAIVDDMKGIASTLHEMVNFLSRANQDKDDALRAILSTNHPIFARLAKITNTPYRLYFTSRSEMEVWLKARNWLPMDREFYSEGSLMEYANEDIGWMAFTEPVFQENGILKNYAAGDWNDGWISLHPNPRSQAAQAKNSRVVRKGKPNVLDDDDIPF
- a CDS encoding AIPR family protein, whose amino-acid sequence is MATAKKENSKQIESRKALFESIDAIALRGGISRDRAITAWYASTLLGIDEDDAIDAASVDGPEDAGCDFIYVDTDQETIYVLQGYVSDRAERAAAIKKWNALVASLTSVRDPISFSHAGREDIYQRLLEPDVQNFSLVFGLVTLAAKSDQIARQQASVSRAKSYGTDVTFFYEYQDTLYDKYIIAQAANRTVPEDTLAFTGVLPDIKGDFGQAIVGSVAAAELARWYQTYPNQLFEGNVRLFIGQRKGGINEKMIETAATRPGDFWALNNGITVVAESFQQESPKVFRIKQFSIVNGCQTTVSLSKAIEKDKQAAKAQVLVRVVGAKKTLLTDIVRYNNTQNPVKLSAVRLLDPIQEGLRTAFLEIDYDYAPKQEGARLARIHFINRVC
- the trfA gene encoding plasmid replication initiator TrfA, which translates into the protein MPTTNIVSGSARRPSAKRLEEAYDALTKKRRFGKLAMVDGCHKEFFWVPNNGSMRAIPNAFARSSLFGKAAKRGLVRADGETLVSYGNIVLVYWGTWLTEVHEEAWMQLMYEARYATSWQRVQVRASNFLRALGKSNGGGQYAQLEQVLKTLENARFTIRKLANGLWSDITVDGPLHFLSNLEFSKGNRTFSFQIDPRWIALFENNEYVRIDWKTRLSFGRNQSLAKALQSYIGSSSETSQRRKVEWLRIKLRYTGPTRKFKEAFVHAMEVLEKANFAGRARFEEARDGALMAVWERL
- a CDS encoding c-type cytochrome; translated protein: MSSAQHEHESAIKTPKQLIAAVVAGFMVPIVCIVLLVQYVTNGQKTGAGSDSQTPEMIAARIKPVSDDGFTFRDANGPKQLLSGEEIYKTTCSACHSAGVAGAPKVGDAAAWQARIAQGYDTLVSHAINGLRAMPAKGGNPDLDDVEIQRTVVYMANQSGAKFKEPEVKAPAAADGAAPAADAAAK
- a CDS encoding OmpA family protein, giving the protein MKKISIAAIVGVLALSGCADMSETQRGTATGAGIGAGLGGIIGAATGGGGGGRALGGAAIGGAIGAVAGNIWSNRMENQKRAMEQATQGTGVQVTQTADNRLKLEIPSDISFDTGRADIKPEMRPVLDRFAATLVENPATTVTIVGHTDNTGSDAINDPLSQQRAARTRDYLSARGVAASRFSIMGRGSHEPLVPNTSDANRAKNRRVEIFVAEQQAAAPVQQAPGGYPPPPPQRY
- a CDS encoding phage holin family protein produces the protein MATPHKEGPPPAAHPGLTAGLLGLAKNLLGLIISRIELASLEMSEIGANLVRFAVIFVLAAVALWFAIAFWSVLIVMLAWDTWGWRILALLGFVFSAATVGLVWYARSVLMQGKLSLPQTMSELRKDRDALL
- a CDS encoding DUF883 family protein, translated to MPQSPALKTVRNDMKTLVKDAQALFAEAAAATGEKADELRARGLTLLEAAAEAAQNAQAAAIEKGKEVAAKTDDYVHENPWRAVAISAGLGLLVGLVIGRSK
- a CDS encoding type 1 glutamine amidotransferase produces the protein MSDIQDSEANLPPDRTPGAVPAKPVSADASGAPAASQQPDQPPAASATKVVAATPTATTPTTPTTPPQPAPGAQSSAEAAQAQSAGQAQHSPYTSVPPPHHAGDAPWAQTWRFLTARLRQLSDKAGRRVMQRTLKIGVSARIFHPESGAKGLRSKTLQYLEESIAQWVMSRDVLVFMIPTVNTNGLVHPSNIRLRDYAKHLDGLVLQGGADVSPQSYAQAATRPEWSGDRVRDMYELELLHEFIEAGKPVLGICRGCQLINVAFGGTLYQDIASDVPTAIAHVNDQYDSNYHTLHFPQGSSLAGMVKTEHALVNSIHHQAVHQLGRDLSVEAVSGPDQIVEAIRYRKAPFVMGLQWHPEFHRAGGPELLDCTPILDSFLRAARETRF